From the Halictus rubicundus isolate RS-2024b unplaced genomic scaffold, iyHalRubi1_principal scaffold0476, whole genome shotgun sequence genome, one window contains:
- the LOC143364353 gene encoding radial spoke head protein 9 homolog, giving the protein MECIKLLDSLDVLGEAGICVGTEHFQLLRNSLTILQKENHFRRCYYWGKIYGTRNDYHIAYGFERDCMDGQVYYYSTDCFDWFLLPNADKCAQFLTPLAINKFEGDPSVVTNAYNTNPPFPPNEDPKKYYEGPIPRELKEEDRLAATVYFIREDAALIPRGAWFKCPSGDVIENPGFEGLGPADCVLFKSFLHARPPQQKWNTNLLTRPDYNYATDFLDTIDLDVPQGGWSLQVLHEKNLVLLHSLYWPGMTFYHKMNRPHHGYLYFGHGKKNLDVVFMV; this is encoded by the exons ATGGAATgtataaaattgctggatagtTTGGACGTCCTGGGCGAAGCTGGTATTTGCGTGGGAACCGAGCATTTCCAGTTGTTGCGTAATTCTCTAACGATACTGCAGAAAGAGAATCATTTCCGAAGATGTTATTACTGGGGAAAAATCTACGGGACTCGAAACGATTATCACATCGCTTACGGCTTCGAGAGGGATTGCATGGACGGGCAAGTTTATTATTACAG CACCGATTGTTTCGACTGGTTCCTTCTGCCGAACGCGGACAAATGCGCCCAATTTTTAACGCCGCTCGCGATCAACAAATTCGAGGGCGATCCGTCGGTAGTTACGAACGCGTACAACACGAACCCTCCGTTCCCGCCGAACGAGGATCCCAAGAAGTATTACGAG GGCCCTATACCGAGggaattaaaagaagaagacaGGCTCGCCGCTACGGTGTATTTCATTCGAGAAGACGCCGCGCTGATCCCGCGTGGTGCATGGTTCAAATGTCCGAGCGGCGACGTAATTGAAAATCCCGGTTTCGAAGGACTCGGTCCCGCGGACTGCGTCCTCTTCAAGTCCTTTCTGCACGCGCGTCCTCCGCAACAAAAATGGAACACCAATTTGTTGACCAGGCCTGATTACAATTACGCCACCGATTTTCTAGACACGATCGATCTGGATGTACCGCAAG GTGGTTGGAGCCTGCAAGTACTGCACGAAAAGAACTTGGTATTGTTGCACAGCTTGTATTGGCCTGGTATGACTTTCTATCATAAAATGAACAGACCGCATCACGGCTACCTGTATTTCGGCCACGGGAAAAAGAACTTGGACGTCGTGTTCATGGTTTGA